GGGGTCACAAAGTCAGGCTTGGCTCTGAGAGAGCATCCTCAGTGTGGGGGAGCGCAGCTCTGCTCTGCGTGACGTACCGTGACGTTAGTGATGAGTGGCGGAGAGGCGTAGGTCAGCACCGACGAGGGCCCCACGACCGTGTAACTGGGGCACACGGGCTGCACGTACATGTCAGCCGAGTAAGGGCAGCTGACAGCTTCATGCGACACATACTCTGTGTAGGgtgtccagggtgccaggggctGAAGGGTGGCCGGGGCAGGTTGGGAGAGCCAGCCGGCACATAGGGCCCCCTCCTCCGTCACTGTGGAAGCAGACACCTCCATGTCAAGGCAGGAAGgacctgtgggaggcaggaaatcAGAGAACTGCAGGTGCCACTGAGCATAGCAGCCTTGAGGGGTCCAGGGCTTGGGGGAGCTCTTACCCACTGTGGTGTAGGTCGCCAGGGGCTGATGGGGCAGCACCACCTAGAGGGGAGAAGAGAAGACCAAGATGGGTGTTGGGCCATCTCCAATGGGCCCTAGGCAGGGACTTGCCTAGAGGACCCTGGGGTAGCAGAGAACAGGGTAAGAATCTCCCTTGTTAGAGCAAAACACCCCACTCACACCCCAACCCTACATCAGCACCTACACTTGTGAGGGACCGGTGTTTCCATTTAGCAAGAAGGCTGTGCTCTTAGGGAACTGGCATCTCCCTCTTCCCAGGGGAGGACCCAGCTCACACCAGGGTGTGAGAGCCATTTGCTCACTCCACCTGGGCCTGGCCGAGCCAGCTGATGCCCCCATCCCTCATCCTACTTCAGGGAACCACCAACGCTCTCCCCTAGGTCGGTCTCTCTCCAGGAGCAGTCTCTGTGCAACTTGCTGTCTTCATGCTCCCAGTGAGCGAGGGAGGACAGCCCTGCCTGAcccctccagcccccaccaccctggccacagcagccccctCACCGCAGTAGGCGTGACAGCTGCCCCGCTGCTGGCATGACCACGCTTCCTCCTCAGTAGTTCCTTCACCGGCTCCTTCACGCGGACTCCCTGGTAGGGccgaggcggggccggggcctgCTCTGGAGCTGTGGCTGTGGAAAGCAACATCCCTGGAGCCCATGACCCTTCTCAGACAAGCTCCCACGCCCAAGTGTCCATCTCCACGAGGATCTGCCCACCCGCCTCAGTTGTGTGCGATCACGGAGAAGCACACGAGACCTCCTAGAATCTCACTCCTGGCACTGTTGCTCCTCCTGCCTTGCCCAAACCTTCTATGGCTCCCCTGTACCCAAACAACTAAGACCCAGCTCCTTAGGCTGGAATCGAAAGACGTGCACAACGGGATCCATTTTTTTCCAACCACTTTGCAGCCTAACTGCTACGTGAACCCTGACTCCGGCCAGCAGGTTGGCGTACACTTTGCATGTTCTCTGCATGTCTCATCCCTTCACCGAGTTTTCCGTGGCTGGAATTTCCCCCCAATTCTTCCTGATTCCAGGCTAGCACCACCCTCCTGATTGAACATTGCCGCCATACTCCCCAACACACTTCCAGCTCTGTCCAGTGTGCGTCACAGCTGTGAGGTGAGGGACTCGGAGACTCAGCCCTTGCCACTGCCCAGCTGTGCAATCCTGGGCCAGTTACCAGACCCCTCTGGGCCCGCGGTATGCAATTTCTTCAGCAAAAGAGCGCTGTGAGGAGTCACCTGACATAGCAAACAGGAAGTGCAGGACACACTTTGTATAAAATCAGCAGTCGATAAATTTTCAGTCTGTTGTGCACTAATGAGTTGTGCTTGCTGATGCCCATTGCTTTTGCCCCCACCTAGATCTGAAACTTAGTAAGATGGGATATCACACCTTATGTCTCTGCAACCTCTTGAGTGGCAGGTGCACACGAAGCTCAGTAGTATTGGTGCTTAATCGATtgggtgatttttttcaaatacacCCCCATtcatctttcctccctctctccaagaCCTTCAGACTAAGTGGGGCTGAAATGAGTGGCTCTCAGGTTCTCTGTGACTCCCAGGACATGGGACCAATACCCAGTGGTGATCCACGGGTCCTGGGGCCAGTGGGTGTCCACCTTGCTGTGAGAGACAGTTTCCTTCTCACCCTGTTCAAAGCCAGAATGCAAAACACCACCTCTCATACAAGCCAGAGCAGAGGGACCTTTCTGGCCTGTGAAAGTAGCCATGGTGAGTCTGCCCACCCTGACGGACTGGGGCCCAGGGGCCCCGGCCCTTAGAGGGTAGGCCTGGATCAGCCAAGAGTGACGAGAAGCACTGGCCCTTAGGACACACGTGGAGAACCCATTATCTTCCACCGAtaagggtcccaaggacctggactcTGAATCAAAGGCCCGGAAGCCTGGGTATCTGTGAAACCCGGATCTGCAGTGGTGCCTTGGCTGAACTTTGCTCAGTAAATACCCGGCTGATAAGGTCCCGTGCCTGACTCAGCACCAGACTTCCCCCAGGGGCCACGCACCAGCATGGCCTGGTCTTGATGCCCAGCAGGCAgacaggagctggggacaggcaGCAGGACAGGAGTGAGATCATTTGGGGTCATGAATGCCATCCCCACAGACTGGACTTCAGACTCCTCACTGGGGTTCCTCACCAGGCCACATGGCAGAATCAACTCGGGGGTGAGGCAAGACAGATACCCAAGCTCTGTCCCCCAGGAGTCTGATCCTGGGAATCTTGTGTGGGCCTCAAAGTACATTATATTAAGATCTCACTGCTCGATTGGAGGATCCGCTGAGCTTAGAGCCACTCATCATCCATTACTGATTTAACTCAACAATCTGTCTACAACATCCTGCTAAGAGTTTAACTGTCTTTATTGTCACTTCCTTGGTCCTATCAGGGATCTCTACTGGTGTTCAGTCTCTGCCATATCCCTAGTATGAGGAACATAGCACTGAGCCAGACAAATGCAagggagccagccagccagctgtGCCCCCAGACCACCTGTGTACCTTCATCTTTGTTCTAAGCAGCAGTGACAATGCATCAGGGCTCTTACTTACTGGTAGGAAGTGTTCATATGCGTTTAATGTCTCTGGCAttacttttttcatctctaagatAATACCTCCTCTCACACACAACTGTTGTGAAGATCCACTGAAATAACTGGCGAGCTCCCAAGGCCAAACCTACCACATGGTTTGTCAGTACATCAGCACGCTCTCTCTCCTACTGAACCTGGCTTACAGTAGCAAGCACCATATTTCTGTACATTACCTTCCATTGAAACTCACAACTCATGGTCCATTGACAGCTTTCTCCTCTACAAAACAAGGATCAGAAGGGCAAGTGTGTCGTAAGGTGATCTGCGAGTTACACGCAAACCACAGAGTAAGCATTTAGTCCATGAAAGTTAATATCATTAGCTTTAGAAGCATCAGCTCTCTCCAACATCTCAAGACACACAGAAGGTACCCAATTGCTTCAGCTATTTTTCAatggcatgctttttttttttttaaccatagcCTGCCTTCAGGGAGCATCATTCCTGCATAAGTTCCATTTGCCACTTCCCCTTGTGCTGGGTGGTGCTCTGCGTTGATCAGAGTCCAGGTGTggccatgacagagagcagaggcacctGCCCCTCTCACACGCTCAGCTCACTCTGTCTCCCAGTCACCCGCAGCTACGTCAGCTTTGTTCACAGCCATATTGTTTGACCAGTGCTTGTCACCAGTTAGGTTTCCAGCTATTTCTTACGTGCAAAGTGCAGTCTACCATATTGTGCACTTGGGAGAAAAAAAGTGGGTTTTGGGGTTGTTTGGGGTCTGAATACTGTGGTACTCTCTTAATCCAGCTGGGGGACCAGAAAGGCTCAGTCCTGCATGCACACATTTCACACCAGATCAAAGGCTGGTGTGTGGTTCATCCTCCCCCTAGCACCCCTGATTTGCATATACATTTGTAAGGAAGGGCCCAGAGGCCTCCCTGGCCCACTCTCTCCCAGGAGGTGGACAAGGCATTCACTTAGCTAGAACTAGCCAGGCACTTCCAGGATCTGCTCAAGTGGGGGCTTCCTGCCTCCTATTGTTTTAAATCAATGAACAAAGAGGGCTTGGGGGAGGTGCTATGTGCGGAGGGTATCACCTCTAATGTCTGGGCTTCCTTGGAACTCACAGTGTCAACAGGTGTGTCCTGGCACAACAGACCGTATGCGGAGCAATCTCGAAGTTCCCGCCTCCTCCCACTGCAGTCACAAAAGTCCCAAGGGGCTCCTGACTGCCCATCCGTGTGTCTACAACCAGCTGTCAGGCATCCTGTAACTGACTCCAATGGAACAGGCCAGAGTGAGGGTGTTTCCCAATGTGTCTTTGCCAAGTGTCTGTGAAATATCAGAAAACAGAGCCTCGGGACAATTCCCAAAGGAGCCCAACAGCCAAATGTATTTGCAAGCTGAAAACAGTAAACGTTTCTAATCCCACAGCCAGCTCTGTACTCCTCTCTGCCACAAGCATGAGAACTGAGCTTGCAAGCACAAATCTGAGAGAAAACAAGATTGTTTGAAATCATGACTGCCTCACCTTGGGCTTCTGGATCCCTGAAGTGAACAAACATTAGCACAATTAGATTAAagtgtattaaaaaaaattctgaaataggGACAGGCATTAGACACAGCAAGCAGTTAAGAAACCACTTGGGATGCAcacaatcccatatcagagggcctgggtgcaAGTACTGGTtctactcctgattctagtttcctgttaatgcatacctcaggaggcagcaggtgatggtaggtccctgcctcccatgtgggatactaaGAATTCGCAGCAcctgcatttggcctggcccaaccccagttattgcaggcattcgcagggtgaaccagcagtcaagagactctctctctccctgtgtctctctccttcccctccctctctttctctctgcttttcaagtaagttaATCCTATAAACTAAAATTGCTAAAATAATTTCCCAAAATAATATTATAGAAAAGACTATCCAAAGAAGATAAAACAAGAGTTCAAAATAATAACACATCAGCAGAGAAGACGAAAGCccgggggcggcgctgtggcccagcaggttaatcatctgcctgcggcgccggcatcccatatggttctaagtcccagctgctccatttccgatccagctctctgctatggcctgggaaagcagtggaagatggcccaagtccttgggcccctgcacccatgcgggagacctagaagaagctcctggctcctggctttggatcggctcagctccggccattgtgtccatctggggagtgaaccagcagatggaagacctctttctctctctctctctctctctgcctctctgtaattccacctttcaaataagtaaataaatctttaaaaaaaaaaaaaaagatgaaacccAATTTCCCAAGGCAGAGTTGACCAGAGATTTTAATAACGCCCAGACAACATTGCAGCTGCAGCTAGCACGCCAGCCGTGTCAGCAGCTTTCTCACCATGTGTCCTGTGGTCTGAGGGCCTTTTATGCCTCCCGCAGGcatccaaatgtccatccctgGGGAAAACCTTTTCACCTAAACATGAGCTCCTCGTCCCTCACTGGAAATCTTTTTCAAGCTAAGGAATCCAACACAGTGCCTTTTCAGATCCTTGGAAGTCAGCCACCAATAGGGTttgaagggaaaaacaaaaaactactcatacacgtaaaaaaaaaaaaaaaaaacacacacacacacacacaatgaatttGTCCCCTATCAGGGCTGACCTTTTCCAAAATGAGCAATGAGCAAAAATGTTAAGGTATGAGAAGTCAGCAGACGACATTTCAGTTCCCCCTGCCGCACAGCCGGACACGCTCCACATCACAAAAATAAAGAGTGCTGCAGCCGCTGTTCCGCCGCAGAGCGCCGAGCAAGCCGCCGGGCGACCCCAGACCGCACCCCGGCGGCAAGTGGGCATTTGTGCTCGCTTTGCATCGAGCTGAGGGAACACAGGATTCTACTGATTTAAATCAACATGGTCTTCCAGGTCTTTGATGAAGGtataataaaatatcactgaggAAGTATGCAAAATGGTCAGCTCTTGTTTACTTAACGACCCCAGGCGAaccacactcacaccacagcgGCAGCAGCTACTCAGCCAAGCAGAAAGGTCCCTCCCGATAGCTCGGAGTGGCACTGGGCACAGGTAACCTCTCTCTGCGGGTGGCTTTAGAAGTGCCATGTCAGATAGCCATGCGCTCCCTGGAACAGCCTCCCAGGCACCCTCAAGAGAAGGCGCTCTCCCAGCTCTTATCCCTTGGCCATTTCCTACGGGGCCACCGGGGCcaggctgcttttccaggctggaaAGCAGTCAAGAGAGCTGTTGGAAGTGTCAGGAGGAACCCAGGACAAGGAAGCGTTTTCACAACCCTCCAACCCATCTTGACAATCTCACCCACAGAGAGCTGTTTCCATTCACAACTGACTGGTTGAACTTCAGAGTGGCAGCCACAAGGCCATTTTTGAAAGAATCTTTCTAGCCTAAAAGGACATGTGACACACCATCAGTTGggaccagcttttttttttttttttttttttttgacaggcagagttagacagtgagagagagagacagaaagaaaggtcttccttccgttggttcacccccgcaaatggccgctacggccggctcactgcaccgatccaaagccaggagccaggtgcttcctcctggtctcccatgcgggtgcagggcccaagcatttgggccattctccactgccttcccgggccacagcagagagctggactggaagaggagcaaccggagcagaatctggcgccccaaccgggactagaacctggggtgccggcgccacaggcagaggattagcctagtgagccgtggcactggacATGACCAACTATTTCTTAACAGCTCCAAGAAATCTctacaaatattattttcatttgctgCTGAATCTTCGttatcattaaaagaaaaaaacaactctaagaagaaacacaaatcatTTTCTCTTATCACAAAACCGAATACAAATAATTGGACAATACGAATCCAAGCCAAGGGCTAACAAACTTGTGCAAGCTTCTAACTGAAAACAAAGTCACAAAAGTTGCTGACACTTTTCACTTTAAAGAATTGTGTTCGTGTTCCTAGCCTAAGATGGCCGAGGACTTTGAGGAAGCATTAGCTCAGGCCAACTAAAAGATCATTGACATCCTTAAATGAAACATCAATGTGGGGACTCTTTTCATGGTGAAGGTCTGAGTCAAAGTCttcatatttgtgttttccattCATGGACAATGGCTGATGTTTTTCCAACAGGAAGAAAGAACTTGGGTTTTGTCCAAAGTTTGGATTTGACACACTACAGAAAGACTTTCCCACCAATTTACACTAGATTGTAgtttactttgctttttaaagtaGGCCAACAAAAGATCCCATATGCATGTAAATGTGAGCTTTCCATTCACTAGTGTTTGAACTGAGGGGATCCCAGCAAATATAAACATGTCACTCACAGATTGTAGCAATCTGGATAACACCCAGTGCATGGGAGAAGATAGACAAGGGGAAAGGTGGCCATAAGAGAGGGAAAGTGAAATACGAGCTGCTGTGGCAGGTAGGGCTGCAGGGGCAGTCAGGAAGGAGTGAGTCACCTCACGGGGTCTTGTCAGTAGAGGACAATCTCTGTTTCCAGGGATCTCAATGGTGGTGGCTGGTCCCACGTTCTCCGGTCTGATCGGACAAGGGAAGGGATTTGCGGGTGGCACTTCCCCTCCTGTGTCCTCCTGTGTCCCCATGCTAAGAGACGTGTTCCTTCCCATCAGCCTGCAGAGCTCACTCATCAACCAGAGGCAAGCCCACTGGGAAATGCTCAAGGAAGGCCACGGTTGTTTAGAATTTCCCCAGACGTAAGCAGACCAAGAGGACCTACAAAAAATAGTCCTGATAAAGAGAAGTGGGGGAATTCTTTTGTTGTTaggtttgtttgggttttttttagatttttatttttatttatttgaaaggcagaattacagggcgggtggggggaaggggaaagaaaaggagagggaggccggtgccgcggctcactaggctaatcctccgccttgcggcgccggcacaccaggttctagtcccggtcggggcgccggattctgtcctggttgcccctcttccaggccagctctctgctgtggcccgggaaggcagtggaggatggcccaagtgcttgggccctgcaccccatgggagaccaggataagcacctggctcctgccatcggatctgcgcggtgcgccggcagcagcgcaccagccgcggcggccattggagggtgaaccaatggcaaaggaagacctttctctctgtctctctctctcactgtccactcttcctgtcaaaaaaaaaaaaaaaaaaaaaaaaaaaaaggagagggagaaggagagatctttcatctgctggttcactccccaaatggccccaagagccagggctgggccagaccggagccaggagcttcttccggatcccccatgcgggtgcagggacccaaagacttgggccaacttctactgctatcacaggccatagcagagagctggattggaagtggagcagctgggacataaacaggtgcccctatgggatgccggtgtccccgttggcagcttcacctgctatgtcacaatatGGGCCCCAGGGGAATTCTTAAAGGACATTTGGGAGAACTGCCATGGCTTGTTCAGTC
This window of the Lepus europaeus isolate LE1 chromosome 7, mLepTim1.pri, whole genome shotgun sequence genome carries:
- the POU2AF1 gene encoding POU domain class 2-associating factor 1; amino-acid sequence: MLLSTATAPEQAPAPPRPYQGVRVKEPVKELLRRKRGHASSGAAVTPTAVVLPHQPLATYTTVGPSCLDMEVSASTVTEEGALCAGWLSQPAPATLQPLAPWTPYTEYVSHEAVSCPYSADMYVQPVCPSYTVVGPSSVLTYASPPLITNVTTRSAATPTGGPQLEAPEHQAPLTYFPWPQPLSTLPTSTLQYQPPAPALPGPQFVQLPISIPEPVLQDMEDPRRAMNSLAIDKLLLEEEDNDSYALNHTLSVEGF